The following are encoded in a window of Astyanax mexicanus isolate ESR-SI-001 chromosome 6, AstMex3_surface, whole genome shotgun sequence genomic DNA:
- the kel gene encoding kell blood group glycoprotein, producing the protein MSAELRGRRNSDVSKAVNTSEKKDMDQNSSVLQVTLQISQEQAEPGEAKSVVRGQCLKLLLVFFVFFLIGTVIGLVLYSHWRTNQVPAPCLSPACRRAAERFSAAVDPFSRPCDYFQFTCGATLSRGRQRGKTVSHNLTAGQDMRRWTGRGGGRMDREAETEKGGDMPERLPDRRTALLQTIKEILESPVGGVSTHTVKEKAQRFYNTCMDFKPAESTNSERFLALVQQLGGWAASGKWTQPDFNTTLALLMAQYNTFPFFNVYVGPDQRKDQSNEGQHYIQIDQPDFQFPIEWNSGTQRSKINIQSLRPFFSSCRQLMTLLDVPSSHTTLHCGLYVSLSSTLVTATSPLTYRLSQKLLYHRITLQELQLLAPAIDWLNCLKAVFHPLPVNQSDFVLLHNLPYIIYMSQTISEWKLKHEMMGSDPLHTYMVLTLLQTLLPALDSRFSQIMHSDSMDIKEGIPHWRHCVQQSLKGFDLLLSHVIKETYAHEKAEELMNNIYSTFKTKIINLSWRDVGSRDLVLNKVKSLTPRLSINPEILNQLSLNSHYSEVIISEADYFSNYLQLLALQQKRRRKLLSHAAQHDVLFVSLFLSGNDIIFPVGMFVSPLFHPSYPRAINYGMLGSMIAKDLLHLLLPDILSQSEVPRLKSECVWEHYVSWREGSDRDKSSSLSQSQQQEVWVQYAALEIALQAYHESLQRHSDDTSVSGLSHVHLFLSSFIQASCDFQPYHAYMHFEPSFLVTVLCRNSDLCPKPLICEDSSQGHSTKPC; encoded by the exons ATGTCAGCAGAACTCAGAGGAAGGAGGAATTCTGATGTTAGTAAAGCTGTGAATACAAGTGAAAAGAAGGACATGGATCAAAACTCGTCTGTTCTGCAG GTAACTCTGCAGATTTCACAAGAACAGGCTGAGCCTGGAGAAGCAAAGTCAGTAGTCAGGGGACAGTGCCTTAAGCTCCTTTTGGTCTTTTTTGTCTTCTTCCTCATCGGCACAGTGATTGGGTTGGTTCTCTATTCCCATTGGAGGACAAATCAAG tCCCTGCCCCCTGTCTTTCTCCTGCATGTCGCAGAGCAGCTGAGCGCTTCTCTGCTGCTGTAGATCCCTTCTCTCGACCATGTGATTACTTTCAGTTTACCTGTGGGGCGACCCTCAGCAGAGGAAGGCAGCGGGGGAAGACCGTCTCTCACAACCTCACCGCTGGGCAGGACATGAGGAGGTGGacagggagaggaggagggaggaTGGACAGAGAGGCAGAAACTGAAAAAGGGGGAGATATGCCTGAGAGATTACCAGACAGACGCACAGCTTTACTTCAGACAATAAAAGAGATTCTGG AGTCTCCAGTCGGGGGTGTTTCCACACACACTGTGAAGGAGAAAGCACAGAGGTTCTACAACACCTGCATGGACTTCAAACCTGCAGAGAGTACAAACTCAGAACGTTTCCTCGCGCTTGTTCAGCAG CTCGGGGGCTGGGCTGCCTCTGGGAAATGGACTCAGCCTGATTTTAACACCACTCTGGCTCTGCTGATGGCCCAGTATAACACCTTCCCTTTCTTTAATGTGTATGTGGGACCTGATCAGAGAAAAGATCAGAGTAATGAAGGCCAGCACTACATTCAG ATTGATCAGCCAGACTTTCAGTTCCCCATTGAATGGAACAGCGGCACACAAAGATCCAAGATTAACATACAG tcTTTGCGTCCATTCTTCTCATCCTGTAGGCAGCTCATGACTTTGTTGGACGTTCCCTCAAGTCACACCACTCTGCACTGTGGCCTGTATGTGTCTCTATCTTCAACTCTAGTTACAGCTACTTCACCACTAACCTACAGACTCAGCCAAAAACTTCTGTATCATAGAATCACATTGCAGGAGCTACAG TTGCTGGCCCCAGCTATTGATTGGCTTAATTGCCTCAAAGCCGTATTCCATCCTCTTCCTGTAAACCAATCAGATTTTGTTTTACTACACAATCTCCCTTACATTATCTATATGTCGCAGACAATCAGTGAGTGGAAACTGAAGCATGAGATGATGGGCAg TGATCCTCTTCATACTTATATGGTTCTGACTCTTCTGCAAACACTCCTCCCTGCCCTGGACTCCAGATTCTCACAGAtcatgcacagtgactccatggATATAAAGGAG GGAATCCCCCACTGGAGACACTGTGTGCAGCAGAGCTTGAAAGGGTTTGACTTGTTGCTAAGTCATGTGATCAAAGAAACGTATGCCCATGAAAAG GCTGAAGAGTTGATGAATAACATTTACTCCACTTTTAAGACCAAAATAATCAATCTCAGCTGGAGGGATGTGGGAAGTCGTGATTTAGTTTTGAATAAG GTTAAATCGCTCACCCCAAGATTGTCTATTAACCCTGAAATACTCAACCAACTAAGTCTCAACAGCCACTATTCAGAG GTGATCATAAGTGAGGCGGACTATTTTTCCAACTACCTGCAGCTGCTTGCACTTCAGCAGAAGAGAAGGAGGAAGCTGTTATCTCACGCCGCACAGCATGATGT GCTGTTCGTCAGTCTGTTTTTGTCTGGCAATGACATCATCTTTCCAGTTGGAATGTTTGTGTCGCCTCTGTTCCATCCCTCCTATCCAAG agCTATCAACTATGGAATGCTGGGATCTATGATTGCAAAAGACCTTCTCCATCTGCTACTCCCTGACA TTCTTTCGCAGTCAGAAGTCCCCAGGCtgaagagtgagtgtgtgtgggaaCACTATGTGAGTTGGAGGGAGGGTTCAGACAGAGATAAATCTTCTTCTCTCTCCCAGTCCCAGCAGCAGGAGGTGTGGGTGCAGTACGCAGCCCTGGAGATAGCACTACAG GCATACCATGAGAGTTTGCAGAGGCACTCAGATGATACTTCTGTGTCAGGACTTTCTCACGTCCATCTGTTTCTCTCCTCCTTCATTCAG GCAAGCTGTGACTTTCAGCCATACCATGCATACATGCATTTCGAGCCCTCCTTCCTGGTGACTGTTCTGTGCAGAAACTCAGACCTCTGTCCCAAACCACTGATCTGTGAGGATAGCTCTCAGGGGCATTCTACCAAGCCCTGTTAG
- the emg1 gene encoding ribosomal RNA small subunit methyltransferase NEP1 gives MAAQAGEKRGLEHLDQYEPRAAKQKRSIHDKMAEKRLVVVLEGASLETVKVGKTFELLNCDQHKNMIIKSGRDPGHVRPDITHQCLLMLMDSPLNRAGLLQVYIHTEKNALIEINPQTRIPRTFPRFCGLMVQLLHKLSVRAADGPQRLLRLIKNPVSDHLPPGCPRFGTSFKAGEAVCPRSIVPKDGPAAVVIGAFAHGAVNVDYTEQSVSISNYPLSAALTCAKMCSAFEEVWGVL, from the exons ATGGCAGCGCAGGCAGGAGAGAAGCGTGGTCTGGAGCATTTAGACCAATATGAACCGCGAGCAGCTAAACAGAAGCGCAGCATCCACGATAAGATGGCAGAGAAGCGCCTGGTGGTGGTTTTAGAAGGAGCTTCTCTGGAAACTGTGAAG GTTGGTAAGACATTTGAGCTGCTGAACTGTGACCAGCACAAGAATATGATAATAAAGAGTGGACGGGACCCTGGTCATGTTCGCCCAGATATCACACATCAG tgcCTACTGATGTTGATGGACAGTCCGTTAAACAGAGCAGGACTGCTGCAGGTGTACATTCACACAGAGAAGAACGCTCTGATTGAGATCAATCCTCAGACTAGAATTCCTCGCACCTTCCCTCGTTTCTGTGGCCTTATGG TTCAACTTCTTCATAAGCTAAGTGTTAGAGCAGCTGATGGTCCACAGCGCTTGCTGAGGTTGATCAAAAACCCAGTTTCAGACCACCTGCCACCAGGGTGCCCACGGTTTGGCACTTCTTTCAAAGCTGGAGAAGCAGTCTGCCCCCGATCCATTGTTCCTAAGGATGGTCCTGCTGCTGTTGTTATAGGGGCATTTGCACATGGAGCA GTGAATGTGGACTACACAGAGCAGAGCGTGTCCATCAGTAACTACCCTCTGTCTGCTGCTCTCACATGCGCCAAAATGTGCTCTGCCTTTGAAGAGGTCTGGGGAGTGTTGTGA